The DNA region TCCTTTGAGATAATGAAAATTGAGTTCATCCGGAGACCCAATCCCGAGCAGCGAACAGACGAGTCCTGTGTCGTTTCCCCGGCCTGTCGTGGCCTGCTAATGGCAATTACTGGCATTTGTTCGGCTGCGGCGAGAATTATTTCTGCGAATTCTCTCCGGATCATAAAATCCTCAAATGCGTAGCGGCAATTTTTATCAGAGATACGAGATAAAAGTCAAGTTGTCAATAAAAATCTTTGCAAATTAGAAGTTCAACTTCTAATTTGCAATAAAATTGTCCGGAACTTCAAACTTTTGAAAAAATATTTGCAAAAATTCCATGAAACAAACTCTGTGTGGCAACCACCGGCTCGGGCAAAAGCAAGAGATGTACCCCACTTAAAAAGTGGAGTACATCTTTGCCGCATTGGTTTTTTTACTGCTGCAAAAAATATTTTTCTCCCCATTTTATCCTTGCAATTAAGTCGGGCAAAGTTTATATTTATGCAGCGTGGGGGAGCTAAAAAATTTGCATTTTAATCCCTGCTCAGAAAATTCAGTGAAAAAATCAGCAGCGCGGAGGGATGATTATGGACTACGATCAGACGACTGTAAGGAGGAGCATGAGTTTTATCGAAGAGAAGAAAACGCCGGACGCTGTTCCCAATGCGGACATTATTTCCACCGAGACGATTGTGAACATGCTTGTTCGCAAAGGAATTTGCACGGCAGAAGAACTGTTCATTTTGGAGGGGCAGATTCAGGAACAGAGCAAAGAAGCGAAACAGAACAAAGTTATTTCCATTAAAAATGAATACGACCGGGGGCGATTCCCGGCATTGAAACGCTGGATGAGCAAAAGACGCTGGACGCGGCGGCTGGGCACGGCGTTATTTGGGTGGAAATGGAAAAAAGTGAAAAAATCTCCGGCAGAATAATTGTCAAAAATAAGATTTTCAGATCGCAGGTTTCTCAGCATCATTTTTGTCCGAAAAACCTTTTTATTTGCCCAAAATTGGGTCTGCTCTGATTTATGTGTCGGAACCTTTTTTAAAATGACGGCGTGAAATATTTAATAAATTTCTTACTTTGAGAAAGAGAGTCTAATGAAGAAGCTACTTACGACGTTATTTGTTGTTTTCATTGGCATTACGTTATTTGCCACATCATTATCAGCGCAAAAATTTCCCCGCCCGATCAATTACGTCAGTGATTACGCGGACGTGATTCCCCCGGAATTTGAGCAAAAAATAAATACTCTCTGTTTGGAGTTGAAGCAGAAGACCGGCGTTGAAATCGCCGCAGTGACCATTCCCACGCTCGGCGACAATTACATCGAGGATTATGCCAATCGTCTGTTTGAAGCCTGGGGAATCGGAGAAAAAGGCAAAGACAACGGTGTTCTGATTTTGGACGCCATTAAAGAGAGACGCATTCGCATCGAAATCGGCTACGGCATTGAAGGAATCATTCCTGACGGCAAAGCCGGTGAAATTCGGGATACCTATTTGATTCCTTACTTGAAGCGGGGCAAATTTGGCCAGGGTTTTCTCTACACCACAGCGGCCATTGCCGAAGAAATTGCCAAAGCCAATGGCGTGGAACTCACCGGACAAGTAAAATTGCCGGCGAGAAAGCGCAATAGCGGCGGAATGAGCTTTATTACGATACTGTTCATCTTTTTTCTGATTTTTGCCACGCGCGGACGAATTTTGCCGTGGCTGTTTTTAGGCGCGATGATGGGCGGAAGCGGTCGTGGTCGCGGCGGTTGGGGAAATTTCGGTGGCGGAGGAGGGTTTGGCGGCGGATTTGGCGGCTTCGGCGGCGGAATGAGCGGCGGCGGCGGCGTCAGTGGCGGATATTAATTTACTCAAAAAATTATTTAAAATTAAGAATAGAAATCTGAGAATCAGGAGATAAATTTATGTCAAAAATTCCCAAGGACCCGGCGACAATTTCAGAGCCATTCGCGCAGAATTGCAAACAAATTTTCGGCGATGACCTGATTTCCGTTATTTTGTACGGCAGCGCGGCGCGCGGAGATTACGTTTACAAGAAATCGGATATCAATTTTCTCATCGTGCTCACGGACGACGGCATTCAAAATTTGGACAGAGCGCATCCGTTGATCAAAAAATGGGCAAAGAGACGCGTCAGTACACCGCTTTTTTTGACGAAAGATTACATCAGTTCAGCGCTGGACACTTTTCCCATTGAATTTCTGACGATGAAGCAACATCATCAACTCGTTTTCGGCGAGGATGTGCTGGAAAAATTGGAGTTCAATCCCGGAGACATTCGCCTCCAATGCGAGCGTGATCTGCGGGGGAAATTAGTTCATTTGCAGGAAAATTATTTAGGCAGTCTCGGCAAGCCGCGCGTTCTCAAAATGCTGCTGCGAAATTCTCTGCCCACATTTGTTTCAATTTTCAGTGCGCTTTTAGAGATTAAAAATAAGTCTCTGCCAGCATCAAAATCGGAAGTTGTGCAAGCGACTGCTCACGAATTCGGTCTCGACGCGGCTGTTTTTGAGCAAATTTTGCAATTTCGCGCCAATCACATTAAATTGAAGAAAGAGCAACTGAATCAATTAGTTAAAAAATACATCGAACAAGTTAGAAAATTAACGGCAGAAGTCGATAAATTATAATTTTTTGGAGGAGAGAAAAAAATGGGTAATGCGTTTAAAGTCATTTTTATAATTCTGGCTGTGGTGATTGTTTTAGCGCTTTTCCTGTCCCGACCTTACAATCAGTTAGTTACGCTGGACGAAGAAGTGAACACCGCCTGGTCCCAGGTGGAAAATCAACTGCAACGAAGATACGATTTGATTCCTAATTTGGTGGAAACAGTCAAAGGTTACGCCGCTCACGAAAAAGAAGTCTTCATTGAAGTAGCGAAAGCGCGCGCCAGCGTTGGCGGCGCCAGAACTCCTGGAGAAAAAATTCAGGCGAACAATCAACTTACCGGCGCTCTTTCCCGCTTGCTGCTGGTTGTGGAACGCTACCCGGAATTGAAAGCAAATGAAAATTTCATCCGCTTACAGGACGAATTGGCTGGCACGGAAAACCGCATCGCCGTGGAACGCCGTAAATACAACGAAAAAGTGAAAGTTTACAACCAAAAAGTGCGTCATTTTCCCACAAATATGATTGCAGGATTTTTTGGTTTCGAAAAACGACCCTATTTCGAAGCCCCGACAGAGGCAAAACAGGCCCCGAAAGTGGACTTCAGCGGCAAATAATTTCAATCAGATTTTCTTTTTATCGGAGGGCTTGCCATGAATTCGTTTGTGCTGATTGCATTCGCTTCGGTTTTTTTGGTTCTGGGGTATTTGTTTTACGGAAAATATATCGCTCGAAAATTAGGTATTGATCCAAAAAGAGAAACGCCGGCGCACACCATGACCGACAACGTGGATTATGTGCCGGCGAAAATGCCGGTTTTGTTAGGTCACCATTTCGCGTCTATCGCCGGCGCCGCTCCGATCATCGGGCCTATCATTGCCGCTGTTTTCGGCTGGGTGCCGGTTTTCCTGTGGATCATTTTGGGCAGCATTTTTTTGGGCGCGGTTCACGATATGACTTCTCTGGTCGCCTCGGTGCGGCACAAAGGCCAGTCTGTGGGTAAAGTGATTGAGGCGTACATCGGCGAGCGCGGCAAGCAGCTTTTTCTCATTTTTGCCTGGGCAACGCTGGTGTTGGTGATTGCGGCTTTTACTATTGTGGTCGCTAAAACGTTTGTTGCGACGCCGGCGGTATCGACGGCCTCGATTTTGTTCATTTTTCTGGCAATTATATTCGGTTTTTCCGTTTATCGCATGAAAGCCGGCCTTGCTGTTTCCACAATTATCGGCGTGATTTTGCTGTTGGCGTGCGTCTGGTTTGGCGTTAAATTTCCGTTGGTGCCGTCGGCTGACGCTGCGCAATCCCAATACATCTGGTCTTGGGTGCTGTTGGCTTACATTTTTGTCGCGTCGGTGACCCCTGTCTGGATTTTATTGCAACCGCGAGATTATTTGAATTCATTTTTGCTCTACTTGGTGTTGCTCGGCGCGTTCGTCGGACTTTTATTCAAACATCCGGAAGTGCAGATGCCGGCTTTCGCCGCTTTTGTGGATCCCAAGTTGGGCAGCCTGTTTCCGATTTTATTTGTCACTGTCGCCTGCGGCGCTATTTCCGGATTTCACTCGCTTGTCGCCTCAGGCACCACTGCCAAACAACTCGACAACGAGCGTGACGCCAGACCCGTAGGCTATGGCGCTATGCTCATCGAAGGATTATTAGCAGTAATCGCCTTGATCACAGCGGTAATTCTCACGCGGTCAAATTATATGTCTGATTTAGCGGCAAAAGGGCCTATTGCGGTATTTTCAGCCGGAGTAGGCGGCTTTGTCGAAAAATTAGGAGTGTCATTGCATGTGGGAACTACTTTCGCAGCGCTGGCTGTTTCCGCATTTGCTTTGACTTCATTGGATACGGCGACTCGACTGGGTCGGTTTGCATTCCAGGAATTTTTTCGAAAGGAAAATTCCACGCCGGCGCGGAGAGTGTTGACCAATCGCTTTGTGGCGACATTTTTCACTGTACTCCCAGGTGGCATTCTCGCCCTGTCCGGCAGTTGGACCGCTATCTGGCCTATTTTTGGTTCGGCGAATCAGTTGTTGGCAGCGCTGGCATTGCTGGCG from Calditrichota bacterium includes:
- a CDS encoding TPM domain-containing protein — encoded protein: MKKLLTTLFVVFIGITLFATSLSAQKFPRPINYVSDYADVIPPEFEQKINTLCLELKQKTGVEIAAVTIPTLGDNYIEDYANRLFEAWGIGEKGKDNGVLILDAIKERRIRIEIGYGIEGIIPDGKAGEIRDTYLIPYLKRGKFGQGFLYTTAAIAEEIAKANGVELTGQVKLPARKRNSGGMSFITILFIFFLIFATRGRILPWLFLGAMMGGSGRGRGGWGNFGGGGGFGGGFGGFGGGMSGGGGVSGGY
- a CDS encoding nucleotidyltransferase domain-containing protein, with the protein product MSKIPKDPATISEPFAQNCKQIFGDDLISVILYGSAARGDYVYKKSDINFLIVLTDDGIQNLDRAHPLIKKWAKRRVSTPLFLTKDYISSALDTFPIEFLTMKQHHQLVFGEDVLEKLEFNPGDIRLQCERDLRGKLVHLQENYLGSLGKPRVLKMLLRNSLPTFVSIFSALLEIKNKSLPASKSEVVQATAHEFGLDAAVFEQILQFRANHIKLKKEQLNQLVKKYIEQVRKLTAEVDKL
- a CDS encoding LemA family protein — translated: MGNAFKVIFIILAVVIVLALFLSRPYNQLVTLDEEVNTAWSQVENQLQRRYDLIPNLVETVKGYAAHEKEVFIEVAKARASVGGARTPGEKIQANNQLTGALSRLLLVVERYPELKANENFIRLQDELAGTENRIAVERRKYNEKVKVYNQKVRHFPTNMIAGFFGFEKRPYFEAPTEAKQAPKVDFSGK
- a CDS encoding carbon starvation protein A, encoding MNSFVLIAFASVFLVLGYLFYGKYIARKLGIDPKRETPAHTMTDNVDYVPAKMPVLLGHHFASIAGAAPIIGPIIAAVFGWVPVFLWIILGSIFLGAVHDMTSLVASVRHKGQSVGKVIEAYIGERGKQLFLIFAWATLVLVIAAFTIVVAKTFVATPAVSTASILFIFLAIIFGFSVYRMKAGLAVSTIIGVILLLACVWFGVKFPLVPSADAAQSQYIWSWVLLAYIFVASVTPVWILLQPRDYLNSFLLYLVLLGAFVGLLFKHPEVQMPAFAAFVDPKLGSLFPILFVTVACGAISGFHSLVASGTTAKQLDNERDARPVGYGAMLIEGLLAVIALITAVILTRSNYMSDLAAKGPIAVFSAGVGGFVEKLGVSLHVGTTFAALAVSAFALTSLDTATRLGRFAFQEFFRKENSTPARRVLTNRFVATFFTVLPGGILALSGSWTAIWPIFGSANQLLAALALLAGTVWLAKKQRQNYFLRYPMYFMFAVTLSALLVLIYKKIMLLAHYYSGQTMPQSFGIVSAYFLALIAVLLFVVAIVLVIEAYQHLQTSKAKA